A genomic segment from Candidatus Brocadia sinica JPN1 encodes:
- the tuf gene encoding elongation factor Tu: MGKEVFKRTKPHVNVGTIGHVDHGKTTLTSVITHVLAKQGLAKERPYDSIDKAPEERERGITIAISHVEYETQKRHYAHVDCPGHADYVKNMITGAAQMDGAILVVSAPDGPMPQTREHILLARQVGVPRIVVFMNKVDMLEDKELLDLVEMEVRELLSKYNFPGDEIPVVRGSALKANECGCGAATCANCGPVLKLMDAVDAYIPDPVREIDRPFLMSVEDVFSIKGRGTVGTGRVERGRVKVGDEVDIVGIRPEIKKSVVTGVEMFNKTLDEGQAGDNLGVLLRGIEKDDLERGQVLAKPGSITPHRKYEAEAYILTKEEGGRHTPFFNGYRPQFYFRTTDVTGVVSLTGGAEMVMPGDNVKVNVELLTPIAMDEGLRFAIREGGKTVGAGVVTKIIE, from the coding sequence ATGGGAAAAGAGGTATTTAAGCGGACGAAGCCGCATGTGAATGTGGGGACGATAGGGCATGTGGATCATGGGAAGACGACGTTGACGTCAGTGATAACGCATGTGTTGGCGAAGCAGGGGTTGGCGAAGGAGAGGCCGTATGATTCGATAGACAAGGCTCCTGAGGAGAGGGAGAGGGGCATAACGATAGCGATATCGCATGTGGAGTACGAGACGCAGAAGAGGCATTATGCGCATGTAGATTGTCCTGGGCATGCTGATTACGTGAAGAACATGATAACTGGTGCGGCGCAGATGGATGGTGCGATATTGGTAGTGAGTGCTCCGGATGGGCCGATGCCGCAGACGAGGGAGCATATTTTGCTGGCGAGGCAGGTTGGTGTGCCAAGGATTGTGGTGTTTATGAACAAGGTGGATATGCTCGAGGATAAGGAGTTGTTGGATTTGGTGGAGATGGAGGTTCGTGAGTTATTGAGTAAGTATAATTTTCCTGGGGATGAGATACCGGTGGTCAGGGGGTCTGCGCTCAAGGCGAATGAGTGTGGGTGCGGGGCGGCTACGTGTGCGAATTGTGGGCCTGTGTTGAAGTTGATGGATGCGGTGGATGCATATATTCCTGATCCGGTAAGAGAGATAGATAGGCCGTTTTTGATGTCAGTGGAAGATGTGTTTAGTATCAAGGGAAGGGGGACGGTGGGAACTGGGAGGGTAGAGAGGGGTCGGGTGAAGGTTGGCGATGAAGTGGATATAGTGGGGATAAGGCCGGAGATTAAGAAGTCTGTGGTAACAGGGGTGGAGATGTTTAATAAGACGCTGGATGAGGGGCAGGCGGGAGATAACCTTGGGGTGTTGTTGAGGGGTATAGAGAAGGATGATTTGGAGAGGGGTCAGGTGTTGGCGAAGCCTGGGAGTATAACACCGCACAGGAAATATGAGGCAGAGGCGTATATATTGACGAAGGAAGAGGGTGGCAGACACACGCCATTTTTTAATGGGTATAGGCCGCAGTTTTATTTTAGGACGACGGATGTGACGGGGGTGGTGAGTCTGACAGGCGGTGCGGAGATGGTAATGCCTGGTGATAATGTGAAGGTAAATGTTGAGTTGTTGACGCCGATAGCGATGGATGAAGGGCTGAGGTTTGCTATTCGGGAAGGTGGAAAAACTGTCGGCGCTGGTGTCGTTACAAAAATTATTGAATAA
- the rpsJ gene encoding 30S ribosomal protein S10 — protein MLDQKIRIRMEAYDHRILDQSALEVVETAKRTGAKVFGPVPLPTRIERYTVLRSPHVDKKSREQFEIRTHKRLIDIVEPTAKTMDALNKINMPAGIEIKIKA, from the coding sequence GTGCTGGATCAGAAAATAAGAATACGAATGGAAGCTTACGATCACAGAATACTGGATCAATCAGCTTTGGAGGTTGTAGAGACGGCGAAACGCACCGGAGCAAAAGTGTTTGGCCCAGTCCCGCTGCCGACACGCATCGAACGATACACTGTGCTAAGGTCGCCTCATGTTGACAAAAAATCCAGGGAGCAATTTGAAATAAGAACACATAAGAGGTTGATCGATATTGTTGAGCCTACTGCAAAGACTATGGACGCGTTGAACAAGATAAATATGCCTGCCGGTATAGAGATTAAAATAAAAGCGTAA
- the rplC gene encoding 50S ribosomal protein L3, with amino-acid sequence MLNGFLGKKIGMTQIYSGDGRLLPVTLIQAGPCSVMQVKTVENDGYIAVQLGFDDKKMKKTNKPEMGHATKSSLGPKRFIREVRPEAGADIRIGQSVTVEIFNDVKKVDVVGMTKGKGYAGVMKRWNFKGGLNTHGSTRHRPPGSISSNTDPGRVIRGKKMAGRLGGERVTIKNIDVVGIDKNRNLLFVRGAVPGHKGGYLILNKAR; translated from the coding sequence ATGCTGAATGGCTTTCTTGGTAAAAAAATAGGGATGACTCAGATATATTCTGGGGATGGAAGGTTGTTGCCGGTAACTCTGATACAGGCTGGACCATGCAGTGTGATGCAGGTAAAAACCGTTGAAAATGATGGATATATTGCTGTTCAGCTTGGGTTTGATGATAAGAAGATGAAAAAAACGAATAAACCGGAGATGGGGCATGCGACAAAGTCATCTTTGGGGCCAAAGAGATTTATACGCGAAGTAAGACCTGAGGCGGGGGCAGACATCAGAATAGGTCAGAGCGTTACCGTGGAAATATTTAACGATGTCAAAAAGGTGGATGTTGTTGGTATGACGAAGGGGAAAGGGTATGCTGGTGTAATGAAGAGGTGGAATTTTAAAGGCGGTCTCAATACCCATGGATCCACCAGGCATAGACCACCAGGTTCTATTAGTTCGAACACAGATCCGGGAAGGGTGATTCGCGGAAAGAAGATGGCTGGAAGGTTAGGGGGGGAGCGTGTAACGATAAAAAATATTGATGTCGTTGGAATTGATAAAAACAGAAATCTGTTGTTTGTTAGGGGTGCCGTTCCCGGGCATAAGGGTGGGTATCTCATATTGAATAAAGCAAGGTGA
- the rplD gene encoding 50S ribosomal protein L4 produces the protein MMDIPVYNKVGEKIDSVQLDERFGGPVRKTLLRDAVLMYEANKRQGNASTKTKGEVAGGGKKPWVQKHTGRARAGSIRSPLWKGGGVVFGPKPREYSYAIPKKARKQALFSALTARVRDNELVVVEDLNFDAPKTKQMVEILKALGINGLRCLIVIPNANEMVWKSARNIPSVKVMNSAELNAYEVLKPEKVLLTREALGNIR, from the coding sequence ATTATGGATATACCTGTATACAATAAAGTAGGGGAAAAGATAGATAGCGTGCAGCTTGATGAGAGATTTGGTGGTCCGGTTCGCAAGACGCTGCTCCGTGATGCCGTGTTGATGTATGAAGCAAATAAACGACAGGGTAATGCTTCCACAAAAACAAAGGGGGAGGTCGCAGGCGGTGGAAAAAAGCCTTGGGTTCAAAAACACACGGGTAGGGCTAGGGCTGGTAGTATTCGTTCTCCTCTCTGGAAAGGCGGTGGAGTGGTTTTTGGTCCAAAACCAAGGGAATATTCATATGCTATTCCCAAAAAGGCAAGGAAGCAAGCGCTTTTTTCGGCACTGACAGCCAGGGTCAGAGATAATGAGTTGGTTGTGGTTGAAGATTTGAACTTCGATGCTCCCAAGACCAAGCAGATGGTTGAAATATTAAAGGCTCTGGGAATAAATGGCCTTAGATGTTTAATTGTTATACCAAATGCAAATGAGATGGTTTGGAAATCTGCCAGAAATATTCCTTCTGTGAAAGTCATGAACAGCGCAGAGTTGAATGCATATGAAGTGCTAAAGCCGGAAAAAGTACTGCTAACAAGGGAAGCTTTGGGTAATATAAGATAG
- a CDS encoding 50S ribosomal protein L23, translating into MNSYQIIKRPLRTEKSVADGQATNSYHFEVDLRANKIQIKQAIEKFFSVKVDDVRTLVRKGKSRRVRFKLGRTKDWKKAIVTLKEGNTIDLGY; encoded by the coding sequence ATGAACAGTTATCAGATAATAAAAAGGCCTTTGAGAACTGAGAAAAGCGTTGCCGATGGACAAGCGACAAATTCGTATCATTTCGAGGTCGATTTACGAGCAAACAAGATTCAAATCAAGCAAGCGATAGAGAAATTCTTTAGCGTAAAGGTTGATGATGTGCGGACATTGGTCAGGAAGGGGAAGAGCAGGAGGGTTAGATTCAAGTTGGGTAGAACAAAAGATTGGAAGAAAGCCATCGTTACGCTAAAAGAAGGAAATACTATAGATCTTGGCTATTAA
- the rplB gene encoding 50S ribosomal protein L2, translating into MGIIYYKPVSAGRRFASVSDFSELTRGKPEKSLLEPLKKTGGRNSEGKITAEHIGGGSRRHYRLIDFKRKKDSVPARVASIEYDPNRSARIALLHYADGEKRYILAPENLRVGQTVMSGNKIEPEIGNCMPLKNIPLGLDVHNIELRPGQGGRLVRSAGGAAKLMAREGNYAHIVLPSGEVRKVFCDCRATIGQLGNVDHVNVRIGKAGRNRWKGRRPHVRGVAQNPVAHPLGGGEGRSGGGRHPCSRTGLLAKGGKTRKKKSLSNKFIIRRRKIGARGNL; encoded by the coding sequence ATGGGTATTATATATTATAAACCAGTGTCGGCAGGAAGAAGATTTGCAAGCGTTTCTGATTTCTCTGAGCTTACAAGGGGTAAGCCGGAAAAATCGTTATTGGAACCATTGAAAAAAACTGGTGGCAGGAATTCAGAAGGTAAAATAACAGCGGAGCATATAGGTGGGGGAAGTAGGCGCCATTACAGGCTTATCGATTTTAAACGGAAGAAGGATAGTGTGCCGGCAAGGGTCGCGAGTATAGAATATGACCCCAACCGATCCGCCAGAATTGCGTTGTTGCATTATGCGGATGGCGAGAAGAGATATATCCTTGCGCCGGAAAATTTAAGGGTTGGTCAGACGGTAATGTCTGGCAATAAGATTGAGCCAGAAATTGGTAATTGTATGCCGCTCAAAAATATACCGTTGGGTTTGGATGTGCATAATATTGAATTGCGTCCAGGCCAAGGAGGCCGATTGGTTCGCTCTGCTGGTGGGGCGGCTAAGTTGATGGCCCGGGAGGGAAACTATGCGCACATTGTTCTTCCGTCTGGCGAGGTAAGAAAGGTATTTTGTGATTGCAGGGCGACAATTGGGCAGCTTGGGAATGTAGATCATGTGAATGTTAGAATTGGAAAAGCTGGCAGAAACCGATGGAAGGGTAGAAGGCCTCATGTAAGGGGTGTCGCGCAAAATCCGGTAGCTCATCCTTTGGGGGGTGGTGAAGGTAGGAGCGGGGGTGGGAGGCATCCATGTTCGAGGACTGGTTTATTGGCAAAGGGTGGAAAAACGAGAAAAAAGAAGTCGTTAAGTAATAAATTTATCATACGAAGAAGAAAAATTGGTGCTAGGGGTAATCTATAG
- the rpsS gene encoding 30S ribosomal protein S19: MSRSVKKGPYIDGKLMKKVLRQKDSGNNEPIRTWSRSCTIAPEFVSHTFMIHNGKTFQKLFVTDDMVGHKLGEFAQTRIFRAHGGVKKKETPHG; the protein is encoded by the coding sequence ATGAGTCGTTCAGTTAAAAAGGGACCGTATATCGACGGTAAGTTAATGAAAAAGGTGTTGAGGCAAAAAGATTCCGGGAATAATGAGCCTATCCGGACGTGGTCAAGGAGTTGTACGATTGCCCCTGAATTTGTATCGCATACGTTTATGATTCATAACGGCAAGACATTTCAAAAACTTTTTGTTACAGATGATATGGTTGGTCACAAGCTTGGCGAGTTTGCCCAGACGCGAATTTTTAGGGCCCATGGGGGTGTGAAGAAGAAGGAAACACCGCATGGATAG
- the rplV gene encoding 50S ribosomal protein L22, giving the protein MEFRSSYKYARISPRKARYVIDLVRGKSVNDALRILRVTHKRSSYMIDKAIRAAIASANENLDVDIDSLYVAQALVDAGPSRKWQRPRPRGMSARILKRTSHITVVLSEKAKSGIFNNK; this is encoded by the coding sequence ATGGAATTCAGATCCAGTTATAAATACGCACGAATATCCCCGCGAAAGGCAAGATATGTGATAGATCTTGTTCGTGGAAAATCGGTTAATGATGCACTGAGAATTTTGAGGGTGACTCATAAACGATCATCATACATGATCGATAAGGCAATAAGGGCGGCGATAGCCTCGGCAAATGAAAATCTAGATGTTGATATTGATTCTTTATATGTGGCACAAGCCCTTGTGGATGCAGGGCCTAGCAGAAAATGGCAACGTCCAAGGCCGCGTGGCATGTCAGCCCGTATATTAAAACGAACAAGCCATATTACCGTGGTGTTATCGGAAAAGGCTAAGAGTGGAATATTTAATAATAAATGA
- the rpsC gene encoding 30S ribosomal protein S3, whose amino-acid sequence MGQKVCPIGLRIGITQGWKSLWYADKKDFGSLLVEDQKIRKIIKKSYGFAGIPVIEIERTRQDAKVTLHTARPGLIIGRKGAEVDKLRDELQKFIGREVVIKIKEITKPELYAQLVAENIAEQLEKRAAFRRTMKKAMDASVDAGAKGVKMQVAGRLGGAEIARTEKMSFGSIPLHTLRADVDYGFAEAKTTYGVIGVKVWIYKGLIGSGKEKKYAPDAEEGEVQEVAKTEN is encoded by the coding sequence ATGGGTCAAAAGGTTTGCCCAATAGGTTTAAGAATAGGAATTACGCAAGGTTGGAAGTCCCTTTGGTATGCCGATAAAAAAGATTTTGGTTCTTTGCTGGTGGAAGACCAAAAGATACGCAAAATAATAAAAAAAAGTTATGGTTTTGCAGGAATACCCGTTATAGAGATTGAAAGAACTCGGCAAGATGCTAAGGTAACATTGCACACCGCCCGCCCTGGTTTGATTATAGGCAGAAAAGGAGCCGAGGTTGACAAACTTAGAGATGAACTCCAGAAGTTCATAGGTCGTGAAGTAGTTATAAAAATAAAAGAAATTACCAAACCAGAATTATATGCGCAGCTTGTTGCCGAAAACATAGCGGAGCAATTGGAAAAAAGAGCAGCTTTCAGAAGAACGATGAAGAAGGCTATGGATGCATCCGTAGATGCCGGTGCGAAGGGTGTGAAGATGCAGGTGGCAGGTAGATTGGGTGGAGCCGAGATTGCTAGGACTGAGAAGATGTCGTTTGGAAGTATTCCCTTGCACACCTTAAGAGCTGATGTTGATTATGGTTTTGCAGAGGCTAAAACTACGTATGGTGTGATTGGGGTAAAGGTGTGGATCTATAAAGGTTTAATTGGTTCCGGGAAGGAGAAGAAATATGCGCCTGATGCCGAAGAGGGTGAAGTTCAGGAAGTCGCAAAGACAGAAAATTAA
- the rplP gene encoding 50S ribosomal protein L16, protein MRLMPKRVKFRKSQRQKIKGNATRCNTVAFGEYGLQSLEPGWITAQQLEAGRVSASQYLPREGKLTIRVFPHKSVSSKPIETRMGKGKGEPEFWVAVVKPGTMLYELSGINEEIARLTFNRIAHKMPVKVRLVQRRKTI, encoded by the coding sequence ATGCGCCTGATGCCGAAGAGGGTGAAGTTCAGGAAGTCGCAAAGACAGAAAATTAAAGGAAATGCTACGAGATGTAATACGGTAGCCTTTGGTGAGTATGGTTTGCAATCCTTAGAGCCTGGCTGGATAACCGCTCAGCAATTGGAAGCAGGGAGGGTGTCAGCTTCTCAGTACCTTCCAAGGGAAGGAAAGCTAACTATACGGGTTTTTCCACACAAATCGGTTTCATCAAAGCCAATAGAAACACGAATGGGTAAAGGGAAGGGAGAGCCTGAATTTTGGGTTGCCGTGGTGAAGCCTGGGACTATGCTTTATGAATTGAGTGGGATTAATGAAGAGATAGCCAGACTGACGTTTAACAGAATTGCCCATAAAATGCCAGTAAAAGTACGGCTTGTTCAGAGGAGAAAGACGATTTGA
- the rpmC gene encoding 50S ribosomal protein L29 — MKASEIRTKSRQEILDEIDASRRELLNICFQWQAGETRNPAQRKDIRRKIARLQTILKEIDLGIIKNSQSEGVENR, encoded by the coding sequence TTGAAAGCCAGTGAAATTAGAACAAAATCTAGGCAGGAAATTTTGGATGAAATAGACGCCAGCAGACGTGAATTGCTAAATATTTGCTTTCAGTGGCAGGCAGGCGAAACGAGAAATCCTGCGCAGAGGAAAGATATTAGAAGGAAAATTGCTAGGCTGCAAACCATTCTGAAGGAGATAGATTTAGGTATAATCAAGAATTCTCAGAGCGAAGGAGTAGAAAACAGATGA
- the rpsQ gene encoding 30S ribosomal protein S17: MKLGDTRGRRKKIVGMVVGNKMHKTIVVEVERLIKHTKYGKYIKRSTVYKAHDENNQAGIGDRVEIIETRPLSKTKTTKLLRVIEKAKQ, from the coding sequence ATGAAGCTTGGAGATACGCGTGGTAGAAGGAAAAAAATTGTAGGAATGGTGGTAGGCAATAAAATGCACAAGACGATAGTGGTCGAAGTTGAGCGACTTATTAAACATACGAAATACGGAAAGTATATAAAAAGGTCTACCGTATATAAGGCGCATGATGAAAACAATCAGGCAGGGATTGGTGATAGAGTCGAAATTATAGAAACGAGACCGCTGAGCAAAACGAAAACTACAAAATTGTTAAGGGTTATTGAGAAAGCAAAGCAATAA